The genomic stretch GAGCAACTGCAAATGCAGAATATATACATTTTAAAAATTTACCAAAATACCCTTCCGCAACTCCAGGAGCAATTAGCTCTAAAACATTATCCAAAGAGATATCAACGCAAACTACAAATTTAAGCTCATTTTTCTCATCATAAATCGGAGTAGAAGCCGTGACACAAAGCTCGTTTGTCAGAGTTGAAGGGTATGGATCGCTTAATATACATCGCCTCTCTCTAACTGCCCTATAATAATATGCCTTATTGCTTCTATTTTCACCTTTGCCTGCGCAATATTCTTTGTTTAGACTCATAGAGTCTTCGATCTGTATTCCGTTGCTATCGAGCACATAAAAAGCATCAAAGCTCTCTATCTCGTGAGCTATCTTATCAAGCCCCGCTTTAATACCATCCAAACTAACGCCCGGAAGCTTATTTGGCAAATTTCTACTAAAAAGATAGCATAGATAGGCTCTTGCCTTATATCTAGCATCAGAAAATCTCTGAATATCCTTTATAAACAACTTTCAACCTTTCAAATTTAGCGCATGATTAAACTCAGGCACTATATTTTTTAAATTTTTAGCGATATCTTCGCTGTTTAGTAGCTCATCTATCTCGCAATTTAATCTATTTATATCATAAATTTGAGAATCCGTAACAAAAATAGATTCAAATTTCGTTCTGACGTCATCCTCATTGATCAAAAGCTCCTCATATAGCTTCTCTCCCGGTCTTAATCCTATAAATTCTATACTCAAAT from Campylobacter sp. RM16189 encodes the following:
- a CDS encoding PDC sensor domain-containing protein, whose amino-acid sequence is MFIKDIQRFSDARYKARAYLCYLFSRNLPNKLPGVSLDGIKAGLDKIAHEIESFDAFYVLDSNGIQIEDSMSLNKEYCAGKGENRSNKAYYYRAVRERRCILSDPYPSTLTNELCVTASTPIYDEKNELKFVVCVDISLDNVLELIAPGVAEGYFGKFLKCIYSAFAVALFMVSAFLFIYGVSRFLSNSLMNINVEEMFETTIVLTLALAIFDLVKAIFEEEVLGKSNQNDDTDHNKTMVRFIGSIIIALAIEALMLVFKFAITAPDHIINAIYLIAGVAMLMVALSVYLISVKNKASK